In Candidatus Woesearchaeota archaeon, the genomic stretch TTTGTTAATCCACATCAACAACTCAAAGGGAAAACTCCTGCTGAAGCAGCAGAGATTGATCTCCATTTAGGACAGAACAAGCTTCTTGATCTCATAAGATGGAGAGCAAAAATGCAGATGACGAAGAGATGACAATGTCTCAAGAAACAAGATTTTAAGAAAGCAATCTTGTCGGTACTAATTATTTTTGGAGTGTCATTTGCTACAAATATACTTTTATCTGGGTTATTTATCAGTAGAATGTTACAATGGCAGCATATTATTACAATTGTTATGCTCAGCATCTCTTTTCTTTTAGGTTTCTTTGTTATATTTAAGATTTACAACGAAATATGGTGGAAGTGTGTTATAGTCTGGTTTTTATCTGCAATAAGTATTGCTATTATATATGCGATTCTAATCATAATCTTTGCTTTAAAGATGTCAGGTTTTTTCATAAGAGGAGGTTAAAAAAATGGTTGAACAAAAGAAACAAAAAATGCCAATAGGCATGATAATAATTTTAATACTTATTGGGTTGGGGATATTAAGTCTAGTTTCAACACTTGCGCACCCTATTTTTCAGCTAGGTCCTTTCATGATAGGTGGTGTTAGTGCGGTTATAGTACTCTTATTGATAATTGCAATCTTGTGTGCTGTCGTCTTTGGTATCATAAAAAAATTTATGTGGGCAAGAAAATTAGCCATTGGGTGGTATATATTTTCTATGATCAGCCAAGTGTTGAATCTTGTATTCTTTCTCCTGAACACATCAATGTACGATGCGTATTATAAAGAAGTGTTAGGGGCAGAAGTGTCTGCATTTATGACCCAAAGCGCAATAACTGGCGCACTTATAGTTGCAATGCTTTATAGCTGGGTAATAGGAAGTATAGTCATTATCTATCTTTATAGAAAAAAAGATTTTTTTGTAAATTAGTTTTTTATTTATGAAAAATCGGCGCAAAACCTTGCACTATTTCAAATCTGCGATTTGTAATATGCGCAAAACAAGTTTTGCGCATTTAGTGCGAGGATGTAGCGCCGAGATTCCGCAAGCGCCGATTTTACATCCCACGGAAGCGCCACCACTCGTTCGCGAACCGTAAAACCTCGCTCTTTAGAGCGAGGATAACACAGATTCCAAAAAAGGAATCTGTGGAATTGTGGACATAGTCCACAATAGGTGAGCAATAATGTAAGTGGCGCTTCCGTGTTATTTTTTAATCAAGTATATCTTAAGAATTTTTTCCAGTCAGCAAACCTACTCCAACGGCACTTGACTCCACAATTGCCAATCATTGCTTGGAGAGTACGAACCAAAAATAAAATACGGACTTTGCATCTGATTCAAGTAGCCAAATTGCACATCTTGCCATGCGCGAGATGGTGCGCCGATGGCAAATCCGCTTCCAACATTTGTTCCCAAGTGTCGCCAGGATGCGGTAAGTTGTCTGCCTGGATCAATTCTGTTTTCTTCCCAACCTTCAGAAATCATGGTCCCTTTGTATCCTTTACTTTTCAAATATTCTAATGTCCATTTGACAGGCAAATTTCCTTGACCAATAGGAAGGTGGTGGTGTCCTGCGCCGAATGCGTCAACTGCGTGAATGTGTCCGATAATGCCTGACTTCTCTAACTTTTTAACTTGCTCCTGATACCAGCCATCAAATCGTTTTTTTCGCTGATCAACAGTTTCTCCTTGGAGGGGCTGGAAGTGTGCCCACCACATACCGAGGTGCTGCGTGTCGAACGTTGCTTTGATGTGTCTGTCCGCGTATTTCTTTGCTTCTTGCTCAGTCATACCACGGTAATGCGGATTGGTAATCATTTTGAGGTTTCCTTCTTCATCACGCTCTTCGTGAGGGCTTGCGATTTTTTTCTTGCTCAGCAATTCGACCATTTTTCGTCGTCCATCACTAACAAGTTCAATTAATTCATCAGGATGTGTTCCATACCCCATTTCAGGGAAAAGGTTTTCAGGAGCAACGAAGACATCGCGTTTAGAGTTTGGATTATATTTGGTTTGTTCCATTGCCATAATCCCTGCTTGCGCGTAGCTCAGGGAAGTTTTATCTTTTGCGTAGCGGATAACTGGCATGACGTGTTTGAGTGTTTCTTTATATTGTTCTGCGTTCGCGTCTGCGGAAGCGGACGCTTCGTGCGTGTATTTCATTTGACGCTCGACGTCAACAAGTGCGTCTTTGATAATGTCTGTTGGTAATCGCTTTTCTCCTCCAACGAATTGTTGTGTTGCTCTGCTTGCAGCATACCGACGAACTTTTTCATCATTCTCCATTATTTTCCAGAGCTCTTCTTTTGGGAGTTGTTTCTCAAGTTTTTGATAATAAGTAAGTGCCTTGTTGAGTTCTCGGAATGCATCAACATAATCATCATACATTCGCCCGTGATAGAGCGAACTACCCTTTGCTTGTAAAATTTGTTGTTCCATTTGTTTTCTGAAGAAAATTTCTTCAGGAGTCCAGGGAACTTCTCGTCCAAACTGGTCCTTTCTTTTTTCATAACGTTGATTCCACTGTTTTGCTTTTTCCAGATAATAATTCCATGTTCGACGTTCAGTCTTGAATTCAACCAGTTCAGGGTCCCATTCAGGAACGCGTTTCGCGAGATCCTCCATTTTTGTCTCTTCAAGAAAATTCCCATTAAGATCGACATATTCTTCATATCCTTTTTTAGGATTAAATTTTGTTTTAAACTTCGGTTCATACAATGTCTGGCTTTTTCGAACTTCTGTCACGAGTTTTCCAGTTCGATCATCAACCATGTACAAAACCTGTCTGCCTGGTTCTTCTTCATAGGACAAAAATTGTTTAACACCAGGAGCGATTTCCCTGTTCCACGCGGCGGAAGAAATATCACGTTGCGCTTCACCAGTGTGCACAACAACAGCGCCTGCGTTGACATCGCCCGCAAAAACAATCGCTTTTTTGACTTCTTCCATGCTTCGATGTCGAAATTCATCATTAAAACCACGTTCCTGATAATTGTAGCCGGAAAGGTTTCCAACAGTGTTTGGTGGTGTATGGACGCTTGTATAACTCACGGAGTTTGCGCGGGCAAGTTCGCGGAGTGCTTGTCTCGCTTCATGACCGTATCCTTCTGCGCCTCCTGGTTCGCCTCCTCCTTGAATAGTCGCGAGTTCAATGCTTCCTGCGCCAATGCGAATTGCTTGGGAAGCGGTTTGAACAAGGCTACCGAATCTGCTTCCTTCTGTAACAGAAGTACCAAGGTCATTGACACCTATGGTAGAAGTTTGTGTTCCTTCAATGTTTGGACCGTGTCCTCCTCCTTGACCAGAAGCTTCACCAATGTACGAGTCCGCGACACTTGAATCAGTAAGAGAATGATAATCCCGTGTGGGTCCAAAATAGCCGCTTCCGAAGAACATAGGTCTTTTCTAGAAAAAGAGATATTTAATGGTTTTGGTTCTTAGAGGAAACAAAGAGCTATCTATACATTTCAACATTTTCAAAAGGAATCAGTGCTCGTCGTACAGCGTCTGCTATTTCTTGGCTTCGTTGGACTCTCGCTTGTGTGAGCAAATGAACACATCCATGTTCTTCACCTATTTTTGGAGAATCAGTAAATCCGCATCTTTTATATGCTTCACTAATATCCACATGTTCTTGGAGAACGCAATCTATAACTGCTTTTGGATGTTCAAATCCTGCAGATGAGCCAAATAAATATGTATCTCCATCATATATAGTGCAAATTGTTTTTTCTTCATAACGCGGGCTTCCGTCAGGGTGAACGAGAAGAGGGATTTCAAGGAGTCCTGCTTCAATTCCAACTCCAAAGCGGCAATCACCATCATCTTTTCCTTCAGTAAATGCTCCTGATGCTCTGTTTATTGCTCCTCTCATTGTTTCATCCATTCCAAAAGGTTGGTCACGAACGTGAGAAAGAATGTTGTATGCTCTAATCTCATCAGAAACAAAAGCTGGATAACACTGCACGTGAGACTCACCATAAATAGCTCTATGTACTGCTTCTCCTTTTGTCCTGTTCATGGATCCAACTGCGATAATCATAGAAGAAAGGAAAAACCCACTCTTTAAAAATGTAAAGGAAAGTGGAGTAGTGAAGCAAGGGAAAAAAGCTTAAAGTAGAATAAAAGCACGCACTAGTAAACACACCCCTGCCAGAGGGACCCATTGCAGTGGCAATGGGGTCTTATTGAGATGAGAAAGACTAAATAAATAAATCAAAAGAAAAAACAAAAAAAATTAAATAATATCTCCATAATCATCTTCTTCATCATTGACAGAAAGGTCTTCTTCAACAGTGTCGACGTTGGTCACGTCATCAACTGTTTGGGAAGTTGTTTCTGTAGTTTCAGAAGGCGTTTCAGAGGTTGTTTCTTCAACAGTTTCTGTTCCACATCCTGCGACTAAAAGAAGCAAGATGAGAAAAAATGCAAGTGCGTATGATTTCATTGTTTTCCCCTCTATTGTTCTTCAGATGATTCTTGTTCATCTTCTGTATCTTCAGTGTCCTCGTCTTCAGATTCATCTTCGCTTTCTTCAGTTTCACTGTCAGAAGAGTCATCATCAGATTCTGCAGCTCGAGATTCTTTCGCATTTTTACGCGCTTCCTTTGCTTCATCACGAGAAGCTTTTATCTCTTCACGTGCTTCATCGCGAGCAGCTTTAATTTCCTCTCGTGCTTCATTACGTGCAGTTTTTATCTCTTCACGTGCTTCATCGCGTGCGGCTTTAATTTCTTCTCGCGCTTCCTCACGTGCTGTTTTCATTTCTTCTCGTGCAGCTTTTCGTGATTCTTTAACAGCTTCACGCATGTCTTTCGCGAGTTCTTTTGCTTCTTTGACAAGTGCTCGTGCTTCTTCAGTGAGACTCTTTACTTCTTCTTTGTCAAAGTCAGCTGCGGCAATTGCTATTTCATCAGCGATCGCTTCAAGCTGCGCGATAATTTCATTAAGTTCTGCGGAACCTTCTGCGTCACCGTAACGGTCAGCGAGTTTTTGAAGATTGTTCAATCGCGCAAGAACAACAGTGGATTTTGCGTGTGCGTAGCCGCTTCGCGCTTCTCCCCAAGCTTCTTTTGCTTCATCATCTTCAGTGGATTCTTCTTTATAATCTCCAACTGCTTCAACAACAGCACTCACTTCAACATCATTTTCTTCAAATAATGTTTTTGCTTCTTCGCGTGCATTCTGTATAATCTCTTTGACTTGTTCATGCACTGCTTCAAAATCACTTTCAGGTGTTAAGCTGTCGCGAAGTGCTTCAAGTTCAGCTATGTATGCTTCAATAGCGCTGGTATCAACGTCAGGGAAGTTTTCGTTCAAGTATGCGATAACTCCCTCTGCTGTTAAGATTTTCTCTGTCATAAAATAGTATGCGCGTGCATATTCAGTTTCATCCTGCGCTTCTTCCATTGCTGTAACGTCTGCTTCAACATCTTCAAGTTCTAATTCTTCAGCTTCTTCTTCAGTGATTGTTTCTTCACTTTCAGTTGAATCTTCTTCATCAGCTTCTGCTGTGGATTCTTCATCATCAGCACTTTCTTCAGCTTCTTCGCTTTCTTGTTCAGAATCATCAGTTTCAGTGTCTTCAGAACCTGTTTCTTCGGTAGATTCTTCACTATCATCGCTTTCTTCAGTTGTTTCATCTTCTGCTTCTTCAGACGTTTCCTCGTCGCTGCTCTCGTCATCAGTGGTCTCTTCTGCGTCTTCAGTTTCTTGTCCTTCTTCTGCAGCAACGCTTACTGCGAAAAGAGAAAAGACAACAAGAAACACCATCAATAAAGAATACATTGTTTTGTTCATGTTCTCATCCTCGTTTTTCTTTGTATATCCCAAATACAAAGGTGTTTAAATATTTTATTAGTGGAAAGAGGAATGCATGCAATGCATGGTCCATGGCGGGTGTGTTGCACAGGATCCATGCATTGCGCATCCATCATACGCACTACAGATTCTGTAGCTGGAAACTATATTACTAATTTTATGGAAACTATGGAAACTATAGGTCTTGAAAAATCTCAAACCCCTTTCTTCATCTTCTCTCCAAGAGTAAGAATTCGTATTTTTCCTTCTTTTTTGACAGCAACAAGTCCGCGAAGTTCTAATCTTTTAATAATCTTGCTCATGTTTGATTTTGTGTAACCAAGCTGTTTGATGATTTCATATTGTTTAATCTCTATGTTTTTAATAATTAGTGCAAGAACTGCTTTTTCCCGTTCATTAAGAATGTTCGTCGCCTTCAATGCTTTCTGTTGATTACGATACACATAGAGTTGTTGCGCACCAATCCCAAGACCCGCACCAAAGATAAGAGTAAGAAGAAGAATCGCTGTCCATTTCCAGTAATTGATGCCTGTTTCTTGTGCAAATCGGACCAGAAAAACAGATGGAGTATCTTTGGTGAGCGCGCTTTGCCACTGAATCACCACATTGTCTGCGGTCTCGCTGACTGTTGCGTCAGGAACAATAAGATAGTTTTCTCCCCCGTCTTGTGCAGTATTATAGAGCACCACATCTTTGTCCAGTTTGACAATATGGACAAAATTTTCAATGTCTGCGGAAGGAACAAGGACAAGAAGATATTCAAAATATCCTTCTTTTTGCACAACGTTATGAGTGACTGTTTCAAGGGTGACAACACGAGCTTCATGGGGTTGAACAGGGATAGAAAAACTGAAAGAGACTTTTAGATTTTCCTCTTCTTCAGTAACGCTGTACGAAATGGTTCCATAAGAATCCCGTATGCTTTCTATTTCAGCGTCTTTTGCAAGGTGCAGTATCCCTTGCGTTAATGCACTAGTTTTTGTGTTGTTAATAGTTATTTCTATGCTGTTGGCAACATCATCATTTGAAGGTGCAGCAGTAATCTTATAGGATTCAATTTCAAATGCGGAAACTATGTGGAAACTCAACAAAAAAATAAGTACTGAAAAATACAACATTCTGATCTTCATGAGTTCAGAATAATGAGATAAGATTAATAAAGATTTAGGTGCAAACAGATGCAAATTCATAAGATATAAAAAGCAGCCCTTTTTTTAGAAAAAAAGAAAGCAAAATGATCACATGGAAAGAATATGTAATTATGCAGTTTTTGAACACTATTACATTTCTCATTATTCAGGAATTTTTCTGGTTAAAAATGAGAAAAAGATTTGACTCCATTCTTGGAAAAGGCAAAATAGCAACCCCTGCGACGCATTTAAAAAATTTCAAGCAGCGCGTGAAAGATTGGCGACAACGAGAAAGAGACGCGCTTGTGCAGAGTCATAAAAAATTATAAACTTACTCAAGGAAAATACTTCTGCTTTGGCGCGCTCTGTTCTCCAAGTAACTCTTTAGTGAGTCTATACGTTGCGTCAGCAATCTCTTTCAACTCGTCAGGCATCTCTTTGTATTGTCCGAGGACTTCAATAACCTCTTTCTGTAAATCTTGAAGAACAGTTGTGCGTGCGTAGTCAACAACAGCGTCTTGCTGTTGGTAATTATAGCGAATGTTTTGCAGTTGGGTATACAAGCCAACAATAGGATGTCCCTGTGGAACGCGCGCGTTTTGCGCCTGTGATTCAAGATCCTTGCCTTCTTTTTCAAGATATTTGCTCAGTTCAGCGCGCTGATCATCGAGTTTTTTGCGTTCATCTTGTTCTTTCAATAATTTTTGTTCTTGAAGAAGTGCATGTTTCAGCAGTTCTTTTCTATTCCTATCAAGAAGTTCTTGTGATTGTTTGACAGCCTGTTCGGTACTTTGAAGATCTTTTTTTGCTTCTGCCGCGAGCTTTTCAAGATATTTAA encodes the following:
- a CDS encoding DUF84 family protein, coding for MIIAVGSMNRTKGEAVHRAIYGESHVQCYPAFVSDEIRAYNILSHVRDQPFGMDETMRGAINRASGAFTEGKDDGDCRFGVGIEAGLLEIPLLVHPDGSPRYEEKTICTIYDGDTYLFGSSAGFEHPKAVIDCVLQEHVDISEAYKRCGFTDSPKIGEEHGCVHLLTQARVQRSQEIADAVRRALIPFENVEMYR
- a CDS encoding ATP synthase F0 subunit B — protein: MNKTMYSLLMVFLVVFSLFAVSVAAEEGQETEDAEETTDDESSDEETSEEAEDETTEESDDSEESTEETGSEDTETDDSEQESEEAEESADDEESTAEADEEDSTESEETITEEEAEELELEDVEADVTAMEEAQDETEYARAYYFMTEKILTAEGVIAYLNENFPDVDTSAIEAYIAELEALRDSLTPESDFEAVHEQVKEIIQNAREEAKTLFEENDVEVSAVVEAVGDYKEESTEDDEAKEAWGEARSGYAHAKSTVVLARLNNLQKLADRYGDAEGSAELNEIIAQLEAIADEIAIAAADFDKEEVKSLTEEARALVKEAKELAKDMREAVKESRKAAREEMKTAREEAREEIKAARDEAREEIKTARNEAREEIKAARDEAREEIKASRDEAKEARKNAKESRAAESDDDSSDSETEESEDESEDEDTEDTEDEQESSEEQ
- a CDS encoding MarR family transcriptional regulator, producing MKIRMLYFSVLIFLLSFHIVSAFEIESYKITAAPSNDDVANSIEITINNTKTSALTQGILHLAKDAEIESIRDSYGTISYSVTEEEENLKVSFSFSIPVQPHEARVVTLETVTHNVVQKEGYFEYLLVLVPSADIENFVHIVKLDKDVVLYNTAQDGGENYLIVPDATVSETADNVVIQWQSALTKDTPSVFLVRFAQETGINYWKWTAILLLTLIFGAGLGIGAQQLYVYRNQQKALKATNILNEREKAVLALIIKNIEIKQYEIIKQLGYTKSNMSKIIKRLELRGLVAVKKEGKIRILTLGEKMKKGV